The sequence cagtttttgtttgttttcctagtATCTTTTTATCTAAGTTGGGTTGAATCATCCTTATCTCTCCTGCTGGTGGTATCGTTCGTCTCTGGCACACTAGTGGCTTTATCAATCACATAAATATACCCTTTATAGTACACATCATGGGCCACAGAGCAGACAAAAAGTAATGCAATTTCACTTAGCATTAGTTCAAGGAGTGGGTGACTCTGTAGGTTAATCAGTTTTTCTTTCAGAACTGAGATTCAAGACctgtttcctttttccctttgtgCTTCCTCTGTCCCCTCGGTATATGGCTGGGACTCCAAAGACACCGACCATCCATGTCTGTATATGTATCCTCTTCCCCCCAAAACAagtggaaaagacaaagaaaatggagTCCAGGAGCAAACAAGAGGCCAAACCAGGCCCGAGAACCAAGAGAATGGGCTTTTTGCTATGCAACTCTCGCAATTCTCTTGGCACGCCAGTGAGTTCCTCCCTTCCAGTTCAGAGGCCACAGCTGTGAGAGAATAGTTCCTGCTAATTTGCTTAGACTATTTGATTCAAATTTGTATCACTgggcatttaaaaagaaactaaaacttaATGCTTAAATAGGAAGAAATGTCTTTTGGTTTCCTCCATTCCCCTGGAACCTTTATTACCTCAAGAGTTCATGACATATAGCACTGTGGACTTCCTCTTATTTGAGACTGAGGAGTTTTATTGAAAATGCTCTTAAAGGTATAACCTTGTGTGTATAATTTTGGCAATTTTTGTTACTTCATAAAAATCTTGTATTTTTACGTTTTTAATTTTGGATGTGTGTGGGAGCAGGGGTCAGAGGATAACTCGTGACGGTCAGGTCTCTTATTCCTCTGCATGGGTCCTGAAGATCACTCTCAAGTAGACAGGCTCAGTGGCAAGTTCTTTGACCAACTGAGTCATGGTGCAGGCCCCAAATCTGTATTTTATAGGTGGGAGTCGTATGCAAATTATATAATCTTGTGAGCTGTAGACCTGAAAATAGCAATTTGGCATGTGTTTATTATAACATGAAAGAACATGGGTTTGTAGAATGGAGACTTTCTGAAGGACCATGTCAGGAGAGTTACAGGTTCATCATAGTCAGCGGAGAGTATTAGTGTGGAAGTCCTCATACCATAGGCATGATGGGGTCTTGAAGGAAGAGCCTTCATTTCCAGTAGGACAAACAGAATGTCTGCGTCTTACAAGTTTTCAGGAGCAGGGTGGGGCAGGAAGGGGACAGAAGGCGTGTCAACTGCAGACCAGGTGACCAAGCCTGGCCTAGCCTTTGTACCAGGAGTCACAAGGCAGGGAGGCCACAGGTAAAGTAAACTTGTTGTTCAAGGTTGTCGTAAGCTGCACACAGCTGCCAGGGGCAGGAGAAAACTTCAAGGCCAAACAGAAGAAGTTTTTATCAGGTCTACCAGTCTACATGGCAGCAGAGAGCCCATAGGGACCTGTGGCCTGATTTCATAAAGAGAGTGAGAGGGCAAGGCAGAGGAGGGTCTGTGATCTAACAGCTCTCTGGAGCAacagattattatttttaatgtcaacacaaaaacactgctctcatcttaaagggaataagagaCTTTATTCTGGAGCCTTTTGAGTGACCATAGCCGGGAACACAGATTTAACCCAACTTCCACATTCAaacatggaagcagtttcatgaagtttttacaGAGTTACAGAACAAACAAAGTCATAAACTAAGGCAAGTCTAAAATACATTGATGGGCTCGGAGGTGGTGTCActttcctttaatctcagcactcgggaggtggaggaaagggatctctgtgattttcaggacagtcagggctacataaagaaaccctatcttgtaaaaccaatcaataaatcaatcaatcaataaatgaaataaaaataaatacatggatgGGTACATCAGAGAGACAGGTACATAGGGCATGCAGGCCGCAGCTCTAGGTGTTTGCTGTATTTTCGTTAACTAGTACAATTCAACTGTGCGAGCTGTTTGGCGACAGGTAGAACTCTAAAGATGTTCAGCCCGCAAAGAGTCTCATCTCTATTCAACAACTCCAGGTACTTCTCAGAAAGTGTCATTCCAGTCCTATACCTTACAGCTTCCGGGAGTTAGTCTAGAATATTTGCGGATGTCTTATTTAATCATTTGAATTCTTTAAAACAGAGAATgtatgtaggcagagactgctcgttcatttcctggccacccagacccgaaaataatcacacagaagctccACTAATTACAatagtgtttggccaatagctgaagcgtatttctagctagctcttacatcttgaattagaCTATTTCTAGCAGAGTAGGAATTGGCTGGTTAGGTTACCAGACATGAGGGAGACATGTTCTACtatttgctttgtaaagacagcaaGTACACAAAACCATGGGTGTGAATAGTCTTGAAAAGCAGAGAATCCCTAAAAAACCCAGCAAATACAGAAACTGCATGAAACTGAGTGCTGCCAACAACTTAGATGAGTTTAAAAGCAGATTCCATCTCAGGTCCTTGAGGGAGCCTTACCTGTGGAGCTTTAGATTAGGAACTGAAGGGAACTGGAGTCCTTGGCTGTATTCTGATTGTGGGCACGGTAGGTAATCAATGTTCGAATATCGTTGAGCAAGGTGGGTATGgtgtctgtcaccccagcactctggtggctgaggcaggaagactgctgaGCTATGGAAGCCAGCATAGGCTGCATGATGAGCAGACTACAGAGGGAgtctctttttcaaaaaataatatatgtctcaaaaaaccaaaaaccaaaaaaaaaagaaaataatcgttaaaaaaggataaattaaaaaaataatatatataatatatgtatatgttatatataaatatataatttagttTGTGGCTAGAGTGTTCTTTGGAGGTAAGTGCTCAAGTATTTAGGGATGCAATACTccttattatgtatatagtctGCGTTAAAGCAAATGAGTAAATCAGTGACCGTTGGTAAATGTGGATGACACATGTACGAATttttatctgaaaatattttcatttttctaaataaaatgctGGCATGGGAATAAAAATTGGCGTGAACATTCTGTGAAGAATGCATCCGCAGTCTGCTGAAATCGGGTTGAAATCTGAATAAAGGCAGCAGAGGTTTCTGTTTTTTAAGGCATTTCGCTCCACCCTTCCATCATCGGGCTAGGCCAAGGATGAGAATTCGCCAGACAATTGCAGTTAAAGTCACACAGCACAGCAAGATCCATGCAAGGGGGTGTGGCCGCATCTCCAAGCCTTTCGACAGGATCGCTGACTGGAGTCGCAGGCTCCCAGGCACAGTCACTTTGCGCTTGCGTACAGACGAGCCCACTCCTTTCCCGACCGTGGGGGAGGCGACATCCTGAGGGTTATTCATCCTCCACTAGGTTTCCTCCGCGTCCTTGGCCTTTCTCCCCAGCGATCCTTTCCTCAACCCAGTATGTCCTAAAACTGATGTTTGATTAATACAAGTCAAGAATTGCATGAAAATTTATTTCCCTCGCTCTCCCTAGAGTGGGCTGGGCCGGAAGCGGAAGTGCTGGCcagtgtctgtgagttccagtctgGCCATGGAGGAGTTTCCGTTCAAGGAACCGGTGCTGGACGCCAAATCCGAGGTACATTCGGCCTGGGAGCAGAAGGGACTGGGGCGGACAGTGGCGCGGGGATTCTCTGAAtcgtgtttctgtttctgttccagGTCACCTGCCAGGTGAGTGGACGCCCCATGCTGTCGCGCTGTTGCGTGCGGTCCCCGCCCCTCTTCGTGGGTCCTTCCCCAGGGCTGTGCTTTCCCATTGGACCGGACACCGTAGCCTCTGCCGGTGTAATTTAGGTTGCTCTGCCCAGAGAGTGCAGTGCAAGCTTTGTTCCAATTTAATTAGTCAGCCTTTATTCCAAGGTAGGAATATGGTGTTTTAAAACATGAGGGTTACATGAGCAATTAATTACTAATGTTTGCCAAGATagctcccttccttttcctttaactttttctttgttgtgctgagacagaatctcacagaCTAGCCAGGAACTTTTCTAGTAAGAcctgattggccttgaactctcagagatccacccgcctctgcttctgaagtgctaggattaaaggcgtgtatcaccaAGCCCAGCTATTTCTTCAAAGAAGTTATTTTGAAGATGAAGTATAAGTTTTCTAACCTTTCATATTTTACATTAGgaataaaaaaattgcctttcTAAATTAATAATAACACTTCTCCGAGAAAGTCAGAGAACTGGAGTTTTGGACCAGGAGTTGCCTAAGTTCACATAAAATATAAGGAAGTGGTGCCTTTATCCAGTTCTGTTTGATGCCATGGCAACACCGAGGAAGCATCATCAGGAGCTAGATTAAGAACACAGTAGTCATTAAGCCTTTAATCTTTACAGTCAAACAGACATGGGCTTCTGTTCTCGTTTCTGAGGTGTGTGACCCAGAGCCCATCACCTAAGCTCTCTGAAACTGGGTTCTGTCATCTGCGAAATGGAAATTATAACCTATAAAACTATGGTGACTCAGTGAGGCCCTGAGCAGGTGACCGCTGCACAGCACGTCCCCTGGCATGTGTCCGTCACGAGGACTGATGGAATCTAAAGCCTGGCCGTCACCACTCATTGTAATGGTAGGTTTGAGCTTGACACTGTAGGGAGGAGACAGCCGGGATGGGCACCCCTGACGACCATGGCACCCATCTCTGTTTTAGGACTTGTGGGGCATGAGCAGgaggaaagattaaaaaaatgctCATTTGGTGTGCCATAGTAGAGAAGTTAAGCCTGTTACAAAAAGCCACTTTCCACATCTTTATGCATCTATTAGACACTTGATTGCTTTGGTTGACATTTTGCTTTGTCCACTTGTTTTCTGGTCCTGCTTCTGccctttgttttcttcattgccatTTGACCATTTTTTGCCTACCAGCGTAAAAGAAGCTGTTTCCAGGCACTGTGACCAGTACTGAAACCAATACAAGACGGAAGACAGAAATTGCGTATTGTTTCTCACGTGATGCTTGTGCTGCTGTGTTAAAGCTTGTAGATTTTCAGTGGAAACTGGGCATGGCTGTGAGCTCTGACCGCTGCAGATCCCTCAAGTACCCGTATGTGGCAGTGAAGCTCAAAGTGGCAGATCCTTCTGGCCAAGTAAACACCAAGTCCATCGAAATGACAATCCCACAGTTTCAGGTTTGTAGTGTAACTCACTGAATTTAAGTTTTACTGCTGTTTCAAAAGCAAGTTATTTTCTCTGAGAGTTTGGTAAGTTTTCCCAGTAAGATGCGCCAATTTGTGCATAGTGCCCTTTCGTTACTGTAACAGTTTCTGACTAATATGTTTAGGAATGATTTCATCTTCTCTACAGGATATTTACTCTGTACtcaactttttattgtttttatgtttaataGTAATTTTAAGCAAAAGTAATCTTTTTTTGGCTAGCATTGGGTTTGTTAGACTGCTTACAAAATGCATTTCAGGGCTAATACATATTGATGAGTCTTACTAGCTAGAGTTTTCAGTAACTCGGTAGTTTATGCTTAAACTTAGGGCATTCATATTATCGTTTTATTTACCTTCTATCCAAGGAAGAGAACAGAAGTGTCCTGGTAGGCTTTGCATTGCTGCGGAGAGACACCGtggccacggcaactcttataaaggaaacatttaccTGGGGCGGCTTTCTTACAGTCATGATGAGGAGCGTAGTGGCATGCAGGCACGCGTGATGGTGGCTACGTCTCGGGTTGCAAGCAACACGAAGTCAACTTACTGTCATTCTGAGGGAAGCTTGAGTAAAatagacctcaaagcctgccccaaccttgacacacttcctctcgcttggccatatctcctaatagtgccacgccCTTTGGGGGCCGTTTTCTTTGAAACCACCATGGGGAATGAACACTGTCTAATTTCCTTTTGAATGTATATCATGAGAGATGCCTATCGTTAGCTGATTTAATGGTGTGtacagtttggtttggtttgctgtGAGCCCTCAGTAGATGAAGCAGCTCTCAAAGGAGAGTTGGGCACTCCAGAAAAGCACCTtagtgaaagaaatgaaaataaaagcttcATTTTTTGAAGAGGATTAAAACGTTccattgggccgggcggtggtggcgcacgcctttaatcccagcacttgggaggcagaggcaggcggatctctgtgagttcgagcctggtctacaagagctagttccaggacagactccaaaaccacagagaaaccctgtctcaaaaaaccaaaaaaaaaaagttccattggTTCTGGACTtcctttattgttgtttgttcACTTggggtgtatgggtgttttgtctgcttatctgtgtaccacatgcacgcactacccactgaggccagaagagggcatcagatcccatggactggagtttcagacagttgtaaaTGGCCACATGACTGCTGGCAGcggaacccaggttctctgggagagcaggtAGTGCTGATGactggagccatctcttcagcctgccCTTCCGTTTTTGTGTGTGGATGATGTGGGATCACACCCATGTACTTGCTCACGTGAAGTAGGTGGTACCTCTAAGCCAAGGCTTCTGGAAAAGTCTTCCATGTACCACTGTATGACCTTCGAGTTCCTCTTTATAAACTGTATTTTAAGGGGCTCTTGATAGACAAGACAGCACACATTTATTCTTAATGATGTTGATAGGCGTCTGAAGGAATGGGGCGCTAGGAAAGGAAGTAGTGTGTGGTCCCGGACTGAACGGGAAAGCCAAGTTAGCCTCAGACATTCCAGTCGTTCACAGGTGCAGACTCTTCCTCATCTGCAGGGCGTTTGTATGGAGTTTTTCTTCAGGAGTAAATAAATTAGCAAACAGATCACCTTATCCCTGAAGCATTGCTGAGGTataattgataaataaaaatatgttttcagtgTATACAATGTGATTTGGTAAAAATATATGTGAATACATGTAAGGGATTTGAACACCTGTGGATTTTGCTCTCCATGGTTGGCCTTCTGAGCCAGGCTCTGGAGGATACTGAGACACCTGCAGAAGTTATGTACatgtttcatgttttctttggGAGGCAGTTCTCCTGTTTGTTATTTAGATATGGGCTTCTTGAGGTTTGTCTCAGGTTTGCAGTGCCTTCTTGTCTAGGTATGTTTGTTTCTCAGTGATCTTCACTTAGGATGTAACATTGAAATGCAAACTATGTGTGGtagttatatataattaaaagaacTATGTAAATAGactgaaaaagtaaaattaatattttccctcttttcttcagAATTTCTACAGACAGTTTAAAGAAATTGCCACTGTCATTGAAACTGTGTGAGGACTGATTCCGACGTAATGGACTCTACCTTCCAGAAGAGAACTGCATATGGAGGAAAGATATTTATGCAATGAAAAGTGCACTTCTGGTGCTGGataggtggctcagaggttaagagcactggttgctcttccagaggactcaagttcaattcctggtAACCACATGataactcacaactgcctgtaacatcAGGACCAGGGAATCCTACACCCTCCCACAGACGTCTATGCAGGCAAAGACAAATgggtagaaaattaaaaattaaaagaatttcacTTCCCATTTTtttcccagtttaaaaaaaaaattgataaactCAAATCTTTTTAGTGGTCACCAATGCTTTGCCTTTTCAATGAGCTAAAAGTGTCTGTATTGAATactaatatatgtataattatatctCAACAGATGAGTAAATGATACTCTTAAATGCAACACTCTTAAATGtatattagaaaattttaaatcttattgATACAGATCTAACTTTATGAATAAAATCTTGTATATGAAGTTTAAAGCTGCTTAACAAATTCAGTTTTATAACATTCCCTTTGAAATAATTAAAGGAATTACTTACAGAATTAGTGCGAAGAATGAGATCTCATTCAGACATTTGTAACCCGGTTAAGGTAAACCAGTCCCTGTGTTATCGTAGTAGTGcactgtttctgctgctgctatTTGTAGAAAATTTGTCAGAACGCACACAGAGATGATCCTATCCcatcttgtctgaaggtcagagagtttgagcttatttttgctctttcagatTTGGTGCCAACAGGTGTGGCTACCAACAAGAGGTCCTgacttagggtgtggttacttggtattttgggcattaagatggcccatagaggtagaTCCTCTCCatcctgaccaaaggtcagagcaTTGAAGcatacttcttcttcttttgaaatagaaggtttgacttagggagtggctgcctgcaggatGCTTGCTCTAAGGTGTGTTCACTGCCCCAAACATCAAATGCTTTGCTCAGGATTTAATGGCTCGATGTCTCAAGTATTAGAGCAAGTAattgttctggttgtcctttgtatcatgttaaagcagtcttttgccttcttccccctttttgtaTTGGGTTATAAAAGTGAATGAAAAATACACATGGGTGAAATCAGAATTCAGCATCCATCATTTGCTGAGTTGCCATCCTGGCAGTATCTTATGTCctggtgtttctttcttatctgtttttgctaacatttctaatcctcacacccctaccctggaacaaaCAAGCCTGCAGCAACCTGGATCACAGCAGAAGTTATCCCAAAACGGTGACTCATGACAAAAAATATCACCAGTGATTTACTGTGTGCCACACAAACCAGAGCATCCCCTAGTAGTGTCTGCATGTTTCTACCTTCTCCCGTGCCTATTGTGTTGTGGTGTCTGAACAAGAGTGGTCTCCAgggactcatatatttgaatacttgaatacttggtctctggTTAGTGAAACCGTTTAGGAAGAATTACGAGGTATGTCAGTAAGTGGACTTTGatggtttcaaaagtccataccaGCTCATATGACTCTGCCTATATGCCTGTAAATCAGAATATAAGCTCTCAATCCCATGtgtgcctgcctgttgccatgtttcttgccatgatgatCTTGACTTAGCCCTGGAAACTAAATAAGTTTCACTGCTTTAGAACTTAAAAGATAGATGATCCTCTCAAGACGTGGATTTCAAATTCAAGAGTGCAAGTGATGCAGTAATGTAAAGGAAGACTGCTTTttcgtttcccggccacccagacccgaataatcacacaaaagctttattaattgcaacactagTTGGGCAACGACTTGGGCATgttcccagctagctcttacatcttaaattaaccaatttatattaatctttgtattACTACAAGTCTGTGGTCTACtcgtaaggttccagtgtctgtctcctttagcaGCAACATGGGTCTCTTTAACTGcacctactctttctatatttatctctgttcagatttcccgcctggctttactgTGCTAAACTATTGGCTAAAACAGCTCCTTTATTGACCAATGGGgacaaaacatattcatagcatacttaggggaaatcccacattacagTAATGTCCCCAGAGGCTCACAGAACCTTCTGTCTTCTGTGGAGGCTTCCCATCTGAttgaatttgtatttctttggctGCCAAGATGCATAAATGCCTTCCATTTCTGAACTGCTGTGttctgctgcctggctagcttaatacccgaaataaccacacggaaattgtattaattaaattactgcctggcccattagttctagcctcttattggctaactctcacatcttgattcaacccatttctaataatctgtgtcaCCACGAAGTCGTGGCTtaacaggaaagattcagcatgtttgactctggcaactccatggcagctctccctctgcctgccttcttcccagcatcctgttctgtctactctgcccaccaaattttctgccctatcaaaaggccaaggcagtctctttatttaaccaatgaaagtaacacatcaACAGAAAAACCTACACCAGACACCCAGCAtctaaagagagaaaaagcatCCCTTCTAGCACTTTGTCTCACTTGGTTTTGGTTTAATTTGCTGGAGAAGCTTGAAAGAATccctgaagacaaactttgttgggaaaggggacatcgtcttctagaattatttTCAGCTGTCATGGTATAACTGCAAACAGTCTCTGAGTAttcggtagggtttttctgaggttcctctttggagttctggccagaaggCTGTAAAAATGTGCACTATTTCAGCTGAGTTGGAACctatcttgagcagctggtacacaaaacaggtcttataatagtgctatcagcatcatgacaccAGGTGGAGTTGTGGGGCCCtgtcttcctggaaacttcaaagattacttcaGAAacattcattgttcattgtggaaaacttaaacattatttatacagatatgtattcaatgaaaggtacgaTACAGACAAAagtaggtatgaagaaaagtaattttttttttctaaattctttcttctttctgtcccctaccAGACATAAGAAAGaaactctgaaattttcttttaacaacatgtttaGAGAAGAACATAGCAGAAGGATGAGTCCATGTCATGCGGCAGAGTTGAAGGCAGGGGTCCTGGTACAGTGGCAAGTGTCATAGAGAATAAACCCGGAAACAGCCTGGTGTGGCAGGAAGTGCATACCtgacctgtaatcccaacacttgggagctgagacaggaggattgtgagtctGAAGCCACCTATATTAATTACCAaggccttgcctcaaaaacaaaaataaagaaaacagtaagCACAAAGGCTTGACCTGTGGTGTACTCAGCTCTTGGGAAGCCAGTGTGGTTACAAAGTGAGGTACAGGCCACCTACAGCTCTaccataagaccctgtctcaaaaaatccaaacaaaaccagccagctaaccaaacaaagcaaatacaaaaaagttacaaaggaaacaaaacacaagtgCAATAGTTATCACTCATTCAAGAATGTGGTATTGTGGTGCTCTGGCAGAGCTCAGCAAGGCGGCTTCAAAAGTCCACCACTCTTCTAAACCACACAGAAGAGCCTACAAAAAACTGGATGAAAATTAGAGAAAGATGTACTACTTCTAGAATTGATAATTGAGTGAATTTTTCCACAGTGTTAAGGTTTAGGAAGAAGGCACAGTTTTTCCCTAAAAGATCTCCAATAGAAAAATTTGAGAAAACATCAGAGAGGACACATTCCAAATTGTGTTCTATTGAAAAACCAGACACCAGCGATTTTACCCTGTGCTGGACTCTGCATACTTCATCACCAACCTTGGAACAATAGGAGCATGACTGGGATGGGGTAATTAACTGCTTTCTGCATAGATAGATTGAGGCCTGCTCCCCAGAATGAATGAATACCTGGTATCATAAACCTGTTCAAAACCCATGCTTGATTCCATGACCCATGCAGTCAGGTCCTGGAAACCTGACTGAGCAATGGGAGATTAAGAAAAACGGACATAAGCAACGTAAAGCAGGATAGGGTGGGCTGTGCACTAGGATGGAGATGCACAGATTCTCACCAAGTTTATTATGTGCAGCATGCAGGACACTCTTGCTAAAGCATCCTGAGACCTCATAtcacaggcctgagccaccatcCCCAGCTGCGAGACCATTTTCTCTTtgcatatgtgaatgtgtgtaatgtacatgcatatgtatgcatatgtgtgtgggtgcgcATATGGGTGCCTGTGTATCCATGTAATACTTAGGATGCTAGAGGTCGATTTCAGGTGTCCTCCTTGATCTACTTGAACTATGTCCACTTCATTATTTCCTGAGACAAGCTCTGTAGCTGCACCAGAGTTGACACTGCCATCTCCACCTCTAGAGTCCTGGAATGAGTGCCTGGAGTCGGACCCTCCCTCGTGTGCAGtgagtgctctaaccactgaagatctccacagccctgtggtgccatttcttcatttgagagtcttttattttcttgagaatcTGGAAACAAGAGGGAGTTTATTTCCCAGACCAGCAAATTCTAATCCCGCTATGATTCTTGGTTTCAAATTAACCGCTTATTTTCGGAATTCATCTCTTTGCTGAAGCATCTTATTGTATTCCATGCCCCCTTACTTTTCTGCTTGAAATATCTTTGTGCAAATCCAAAAGTACATCAAGTGGCACTTACTGCCTCATGAGTCACTGCATTTTTAAGTGCCCTTAGCAATTTTCCTCAGCCCCCTGCAGTAGTTTCCCTGCTATTTTTGGAGTCTACCGAAAATGTCCTTTCTATCTGCCACATGTTCCTGAAGTCAGTGACACACATTTTAGAATTTTGTTATGGCACCATTCTGCTTCTGTGAGGCATGCAAATtgcgctctctctcgctctctctctctctctctctctctctctctctcctcttcctcctcctcctccctccctccctc is a genomic window of Chionomys nivalis chromosome 12, mChiNiv1.1, whole genome shotgun sequence containing:
- the Commd6 gene encoding COMM domain-containing protein 6 isoform X1, with amino-acid sequence MEEFPFKEPVLDAKSELVDFQWKLGMAVSSDRCRSLKYPYVAVKLKVADPSGQVNTKSIEMTIPQFQNFYRQFKEIATVIETV
- the Commd6 gene encoding COMM domain-containing protein 6 isoform X2 — encoded protein: MAVSSDRCRSLKYPYVAVKLKVADPSGQVNTKSIEMTIPQFQNFYRQFKEIATVIETV